The following is a genomic window from Lysinibacillus sp. G4S2.
TGCTAAACCACCTATAACAATCATAATTGCAAGGAGAACACCTAATCCAGGTAATACCTTATTGGCAATTTCTTGCCCTCGCAAGCCAGAAACAGCAATGATTCGCCAAACGTTTACCTGTGCGACAATATCTAGAATTAATGAAATTAAAATGACAAATCCAAAGCTAGCCGCTAATTGCTGGGTAAATACTGTCGTTTGTGTTAAAAAACCTGGTCCGATAGATGAGGTAGCCATTAAAAAGGCTGCTCCTATTAACACACTTTTACTTGCTGTTTTCTTAACAAATTTACCTTTTTTCTCTTGCTCGATTCCTACTTCACTAACTTCCGTTTTTTTTGCTACCACCATTGGATTACCCCTCCTTGATTGCACGTACTGATATTTGATGTTCTGCTAATCTTGAATGAATATATTTTGCAAATTCTACAGCATGTTCCCCGTCCCCATGAATACAAATAGTATTTGCCTGTAATGGGATTTCGATTTGCTGTTGTGACAGCACAATTCCCTCTTTCACCATTCTCACAACTTGATTCACAGCTTGTTCCTTATCAGTAATCAATGCATCAGGTTGTTTACGAGATGTTAAAGAACCATCCTTCTGATAGGTACGATCTGCAAACACTTCATGGGCTGTTTGAAGCCCTACTTTTTCTCCAGCTTTTGTTAATTCACTACCTGAGAGACCGAATAACACAAGTGTAGGTGAAATATCATAAATGGCTTGTGCGATTGCCTCAGCAATCGCTGGATTTTTAGCAGCCATATTATAAAGTGCGCCATGTGGCTTTACATGTTGCATGGTTTCATTGGAAGCCGTTAGAAAACCTTGCAATGCTCCAACTTGATAAATGACCATATCATAGGCTTCCTGTGGTGTGATGTTCATCTCACGTCGTCCAAAGCCATTTAAATCCGGTAATCCTGGATGTGCCCCGATTTTCACACCATTAGCAATGGCTAGCTTAACTGTCTCTCGCATGACTGTTGGATCTCCAGCATGGAATCCACAAGCAATATTAGCAGAGGTTACATATTTTAAGATTTCTTCTTGCTCTCCAAGTCGATAACGACCAAAACTTTCCCCTAAATCACAGTTTAAATCAACTCGAAACATCTTCTTCCCCCATTTTCTTCCCACTAAAGTAGTTAAACTGAATACGTTTACAAACATTTTGTACCGATATTCGGAACTTAAGTTTTGAAATTTAAAAAAATCTTAACATACTTTATTATTGCTGAAAAGTATAAATTTAAAATTTTGAGAAAGAATATTTTTTTTGAAATTTTCATTTAAATTAACCTTGTTTTCGTTTATTGTTTAAATATAATATTAAAAAATCCGTTATTTAAAACTTATATACCGAATTACGAAACTTCAGGGAGATGGTTTTTATGCTGAATTTAAAAGAGAATGTACAAATAAGACCTTTAAGTGATTCTGCACTAGTCATACATATAGGTGAAGGAATTAGTGAGGCAATTCACAACAAAGTTAAAAATATATTGAATTTATTAGAGAGCAATCCATTTGAAGGATTCGTCGAGGTTGTGCCTGCCTATAATAATGTGACAGTTTATTACAATCCGATTGAAGTATACTTTTCTAATATAGGTAAAGAAGGAGAAATGCCTTACGAAAAGGTGAAAGCAACAATTCTTTCTTTAATGAATCAATCTTATATAGTTGAAACAACGAAGGAACGTGTCGTAAAAATCCCTGTAGTATATGGTGGTGAAATGGGGCCAGATTTAGAATTTGTAGCCTCTTATCATGGTTTAACACCTAATGAAGTTATTAACATTCACTCTTCTGTAGAATATCTTGTTTACATGATAGGCTTTGCTCCAGGTTTTCCGTTTATGGGAGGAATGGACAAACAAATAGCAACACCGCGTAAAGAAACTCCACGGTTATCGATTACTCCGGGATCTGTTGGAATTGCGGGAAATCAAACAGGTATTTACCCATTAGAAACTCCAGGGGGATGGCAAATCATCGGACGAACACCTTCTCGTTTGTTTCTACCAGAACAATCTCCTCCAACCTTATTACAACCGGGTGATCGAATTCAGTTTGTACCAATTTCGTTGGAAGAATATAAGAGCGATTGGGAGATGAAAACATGGGCATAAAGGTATTACAGCCAGGTATACTGGCAACTATTCAAGACCTAGGAAGATATGGGCTACAAAAGTTTGGTGTTATCGTCGGAGGAGCAATGGATTCAAATTCCTTACGAATTGCGAATTTACTTGTTGGAAATTTGGAAGGAGAAGGCGCTCTTGAGGTGACACTTTATGGAACATCCCTTTTATTCGAAACGGATGAACTGATCGCAATTACAGGTGGTAATTTACAACCTACAATAGACGGCAAAGAAGCACCCATGTGGCGACCACTTTTAATTCAAAAAGGCTCTGTTTTAAGATTTAATACTGCGATTAGTGGTTGCAGAGCCTACGTATCGTTTAGTGGGGGAATTCAAGTGCCCGAAGTGATGAGCAGTAAAAGTACCTACATACGTGCTGGAATTGGAGGATTTCAAGGAAGAAAATTGCTGAAGAATGATGTCTTTGAATTAGATAGACGATCAGAGTTAGGAGAGGATCTTTTTGAACAATTAAAAAAAGAACCAACGTACCTTCCTTGGTCAGCTGATTACACATCCTTTGTTACATTTAAGAAAACGCAAACAATCCGCTTCATAAGAGGCTCTGAATATGAGCATTTCGATGAGGAGAGTTTAAAAAAATTCCTTTCAACGCCTTACACCATCACAACACACGCAGATCGAATGGGGTATCGATTAGAAGGAGAAGCTATTCAATTAAAAGAGCCATTTGAATTATTATCCGAAGGGGTTACATTTGGAACGATTCAAGTGCCCTCCAATGGGCAACCTATTGTTTTAATGGCAGATCGTCAAACAACTGGTGGATATCCTAAAATAGCTCAAGTGATTTCTGCCGATTTACCATCATTAGCACAAATGCAAGCAAATGGTCGAGTCTTTTTTAAAGAGGTCACTCTTGAAGAAGCTCAATTGGCATTAATCCATCAAGAAAAAAAACGAAATGAATTAGCATTTGGGCTCCGTTTAAAAGGTTATAGCAACTTTAAGTAATGGCTATTCAATCGCCCAAAATTCGATTATTTAGATAGTGATATTTCTCAAAAATCAGCAACTTCAGCGCAAAATGGGTAATCTCAAGTGACTTTTGAGACTACCCATTTTTTAAAGCTGTTCATACCCCAATTGTTTAGAAATTTCTGCGGTAGCCTTCTTAAGTTTATCGACGAAGATTTCAACGTTTTCTCCTTGATAATTGGTTTCTAGTCCCGCAATACTCATTGCTGCAACGACTTCTCCTTTATGATCGTAAATCGGTGCTGCAACAGCAGATGTATAATTTTCTAATTCTGAATGGCTGATTGTATAACCAAGTTCTCTAGCCTGCACAATCGTTTCAAAAAGCCTTTCCTTTTCTGTAATCGTCCCCATGGCAAACGATTTAAGTTCTACCGATTCAAGATATTCCTTTATGTCTGCATCCGGTAAAAAGGATAATACAGCACGAGGGCATGCCCCTGCGTAAAGAGGACTTTTTCTACCAATTGCTGTGTAGAGTCGAACTTTTTGCTTCGTATCTATTTTCTCGATATAAACAGCATCGTTACCATCACGAACGATTAAATTAATCGCTTCTTTTACATCATTATGTAACTCATTCATAATTGGATCTGCAATTTTTCGCACATCTAGGCGCATTGATACTAAATGTCCAAATTTAAGGAAGAGAATACCTAACCTATATTTTGCATCAGTTCCCTTTTCTAAAAATTCCATTTCCTCAAAAGATTTCAACATGCGGAAAGCAGAGGTTTTAGGGATTCCTGATAACTCAATTACTTCTTGAAATGTCAGTTCAGTATGATCGATAAATAAATTTAATATATCCATAGAACGGATAACCGTTTTATTATTATTTGTCAATTTAAGTTTTCTCCCCCTTCTATACTAGATTTAATCTAATCAAAATTTTTTTCTCTTAATTAATAATTATACCTAACATCTTACTGTTTTTATATAGCCTGGCTCATCACCAAAACGTGTGGTTGATTTCTTTGATAGAAAGAGCTTGTTTTTCTATAAACGCTCAAATAGTTTCGATAAAGAGCGATTTTGTTTCGATAAATCTTCAAAGTATTCCTCTGGGCGCTTTGAGCTGTCGCTTCGCTTTCGCACAGAGCAAAGATTCTTGGGGGAGAAGAGCAAGTAATACAGGGCATCTTTTTTCTAGTAAATCAGGTTGACAAAGGAATAAAAAACAGGAGCAGAGAATGGTTGCTTTGCTTCCATGCTCTTTACCCC
Proteins encoded in this region:
- a CDS encoding 5-oxoprolinase subunit PxpA, whose translation is MFRVDLNCDLGESFGRYRLGEQEEILKYVTSANIACGFHAGDPTVMRETVKLAIANGVKIGAHPGLPDLNGFGRREMNITPQEAYDMVIYQVGALQGFLTASNETMQHVKPHGALYNMAAKNPAIAEAIAQAIYDISPTLVLFGLSGSELTKAGEKVGLQTAHEVFADRTYQKDGSLTSRKQPDALITDKEQAVNQVVRMVKEGIVLSQQQIEIPLQANTICIHGDGEHAVEFAKYIHSRLAEHQISVRAIKEG
- the pxpB gene encoding 5-oxoprolinase subunit PxpB, translated to MLNLKENVQIRPLSDSALVIHIGEGISEAIHNKVKNILNLLESNPFEGFVEVVPAYNNVTVYYNPIEVYFSNIGKEGEMPYEKVKATILSLMNQSYIVETTKERVVKIPVVYGGEMGPDLEFVASYHGLTPNEVINIHSSVEYLVYMIGFAPGFPFMGGMDKQIATPRKETPRLSITPGSVGIAGNQTGIYPLETPGGWQIIGRTPSRLFLPEQSPPTLLQPGDRIQFVPISLEEYKSDWEMKTWA
- a CDS encoding biotin-dependent carboxyltransferase family protein — protein: MGIKVLQPGILATIQDLGRYGLQKFGVIVGGAMDSNSLRIANLLVGNLEGEGALEVTLYGTSLLFETDELIAITGGNLQPTIDGKEAPMWRPLLIQKGSVLRFNTAISGCRAYVSFSGGIQVPEVMSSKSTYIRAGIGGFQGRKLLKNDVFELDRRSELGEDLFEQLKKEPTYLPWSADYTSFVTFKKTQTIRFIRGSEYEHFDEESLKKFLSTPYTITTHADRMGYRLEGEAIQLKEPFELLSEGVTFGTIQVPSNGQPIVLMADRQTTGGYPKIAQVISADLPSLAQMQANGRVFFKEVTLEEAQLALIHQEKKRNELAFGLRLKGYSNFK
- a CDS encoding IclR family transcriptional regulator, producing MTNNNKTVIRSMDILNLFIDHTELTFQEVIELSGIPKTSAFRMLKSFEEMEFLEKGTDAKYRLGILFLKFGHLVSMRLDVRKIADPIMNELHNDVKEAINLIVRDGNDAVYIEKIDTKQKVRLYTAIGRKSPLYAGACPRAVLSFLPDADIKEYLESVELKSFAMGTITEKERLFETIVQARELGYTISHSELENYTSAVAAPIYDHKGEVVAAMSIAGLETNYQGENVEIFVDKLKKATAEISKQLGYEQL